From the Leptotrichia sp. oral taxon 221 genome, one window contains:
- the aroF gene encoding 3-deoxy-7-phosphoheptulonate synthase has product MIIKVDGSISHDTLKEMIARLEAENNVKVKLIVGEEYSILGLVGDISTIDIKHIQSLDYVLDVQRVQEPYKRASRKFHPEDTIVKVGDVEIGGNNLVMMAGPCSVENEEQIMTAARIVKKYGATMLRGGVVKPRTSPYAFQGLGMEGVELMKKAKEETGLPIICEVMSIAQLHEFGPHVDMIQLGARNMQNFDLLKAVGKTNIPVLLKRGLSATIEEWLMSAEYILAGGNENVVLCERGIRTYETAYRNVLDLNAVPMIKKLTHLPIIVDSAHSTGKYWMVEPLGMAGVAAGADGLMVEVHPEPDKALSDGPQSLKEDVFKHLMENVEKIANVLGKSFK; this is encoded by the coding sequence ATGATTATTAAAGTTGATGGAAGTATTAGTCATGATACATTGAAAGAAATGATTGCGAGATTAGAAGCAGAAAATAATGTGAAGGTTAAATTGATAGTAGGGGAAGAATATTCTATTTTAGGATTGGTTGGAGATATAAGTACAATTGATATTAAACATATTCAATCGCTTGACTATGTGTTGGATGTTCAAAGAGTGCAAGAGCCGTACAAAAGAGCAAGTAGAAAATTTCATCCAGAAGATACAATTGTAAAAGTTGGAGATGTAGAAATTGGAGGAAATAATCTTGTAATGATGGCAGGACCTTGTTCAGTTGAAAATGAAGAACAAATCATGACAGCGGCAAGAATAGTGAAAAAATATGGAGCAACAATGTTGAGAGGTGGAGTAGTTAAACCTAGAACATCGCCATATGCGTTTCAAGGACTAGGAATGGAAGGGGTTGAATTGATGAAAAAGGCAAAAGAAGAAACAGGACTTCCAATAATCTGTGAAGTAATGTCGATTGCACAATTACATGAATTCGGTCCACACGTTGATATGATTCAGCTTGGAGCAAGAAATATGCAAAACTTTGACTTGTTAAAAGCAGTTGGAAAAACAAATATTCCAGTACTTTTAAAAAGAGGATTGAGTGCTACAATTGAAGAATGGCTAATGTCGGCTGAATATATTTTGGCAGGAGGAAATGAAAATGTAGTTCTTTGTGAAAGAGGGATAAGAACTTATGAAACAGCTTATAGAAATGTGCTTGACTTAAATGCAGTTCCGATGATAAAAAAATTGACACATTTACCAATAATAGTTGATTCAGCTCACTCTACAGGAAAATATTGGATGGTAGAACCACTTGGAATGGCAGGAGTGGCAGCAGGAGCAGATGGACTTATGGTAGAAGTTCATCCAGAACCAGATAAAGCGTTGTCAGATGGACCACAATCATTGAAAGAAGATGTATTTAAACATTTGATGGAAAATGTGGAAAAAATTGCGAATGTGTTGGGGAAAAGTTTTAAATAA
- the aroF gene encoding 3-deoxy-7-phosphoheptulonate synthase, which produces MIVKVDAKISKENLERIIERLQNDYKLKLHFSYGEEYTIIGVVGDTSVIDTDRILSIDSVADVQRVQEPYKRASRKFHPEDTIVKVGDVEIGGNNLVMMAGPCSVENEKQIIDTAKAVKAAGATMLRGGVVKPRTSPYAFQGLGMEGIELMKKAKEETGLPIICEVMSIEQLDKFGPHLDMIQLGARNMQNFDLLKAVGKTNIPVLLKRGLSATIEEWLMSAEYILAGGNENVVLCERGIRTYETAYRNVLDLNAVPMIKKLTHLPIVVDSAHATGKYWMVKPLGMAGVAVGADGLMVEVHPEPDKALSDGPQSLKFDVFEDLMQDVEKIANVLGKTFKK; this is translated from the coding sequence ATGATAGTAAAAGTAGATGCGAAAATATCAAAAGAAAATTTAGAAAGAATAATTGAAAGATTGCAAAATGATTATAAATTGAAATTGCATTTTTCGTATGGTGAGGAGTATACGATTATAGGTGTTGTTGGAGATACTAGTGTAATTGATACGGATAGAATATTGTCGATAGATAGTGTAGCGGATGTTCAAAGGGTTCAGGAGCCATATAAACGAGCGAGTAGAAAATTTCATCCAGAGGATACAATTGTAAAAGTGGGAGATGTAGAAATTGGTGGAAATAATTTGGTTATGATGGCAGGACCTTGTTCTGTAGAGAATGAGAAACAAATTATTGATACGGCAAAAGCGGTGAAAGCTGCAGGAGCAACAATGTTGAGAGGTGGAGTAGTTAAACCTAGAACATCACCTTATGCGTTCCAAGGATTGGGAATGGAAGGAATCGAATTGATGAAAAAGGCGAAAGAAGAAACAGGGTTGCCAATAATTTGTGAGGTTATGTCGATTGAACAGTTGGATAAATTTGGTCCACATTTGGATATGATTCAATTGGGTGCTAGAAATATGCAGAATTTTGATTTGTTGAAAGCAGTTGGAAAGACTAATATTCCAGTGTTGTTGAAAAGAGGATTAAGTGCGACAATTGAGGAATGGCTAATGTCGGCTGAATATATTTTGGCAGGAGGAAATGAAAATGTGGTTCTTTGTGAAAGAGGGATAAGAACTTATGAAACAGCTTATAGAAATGTATTGGATTTGAATGCAGTTCCGATGATAAAAAAATTGACACATTTACCGATAGTAGTGGATTCAGCACATGCGACAGGAAAATATTGGATGGTAAAACCATTGGGAATGGCAGGAGTAGCTGTAGGTGCAGATGGACTTATGGTAGAAGTTCATCCAGAACCAGATAAAGCATTATCAGATGGACCACAATCGTTAAAATTTGATGTGTTTGAAGACTTGATGCAAGATGTTGAAAAAATTGCGAATGTGTTGGGAAAAACGTTTAAGAAATAA